In the Clostridium sporogenes genome, one interval contains:
- a CDS encoding glycerol-3-phosphate responsive antiterminator translates to MNLTEVFIENPVIAAIRDEKDLEKVLESNVKIVFVLFGNIINIRGICHKLKEKQKKIFVHVDMIDGLKGDAAGIEYLKECVELDGIISTKTSNIKHATQVGLYAIQRIFIIDSLSLKTGIKNILEHRPTAVEVMPGIASKIINKLEAKVKNIPIIAGGLIKEKKDVIESLSAGAVAISTTSRDLWDL, encoded by the coding sequence ATGAATTTAACAGAAGTCTTCATTGAAAATCCCGTAATAGCAGCAATACGAGATGAAAAGGATTTGGAAAAGGTATTAGAAAGTAATGTTAAAATAGTATTTGTACTTTTTGGAAACATCATAAATATAAGAGGAATATGCCATAAACTAAAAGAAAAGCAAAAGAAAATTTTTGTCCATGTGGATATGATAGATGGATTAAAAGGAGACGCAGCTGGAATAGAATACTTAAAAGAATGTGTAGAATTAGATGGTATAATAAGCACAAAAACTTCTAACATAAAACATGCTACACAAGTAGGATTATATGCTATACAAAGAATTTTTATAATAGATTCTTTGTCTTTAAAAACAGGAATAAAAAATATATTAGAACATAGACCTACAGCAGTAGAAGTTATGCCTGGAATAGCAAGTAAAATAATAAATAAATTAGAAGCAAAAGTGAAAAATATTCCTATAATAGCAGGAGGCTTAATAAAAGAAAAAAAAGATGTAATAGAGTCTCTATCTGCAGGTGCAGTAGCTATATCAACTACTTCTAGGGATCTTTGGGATCTTTAA